A genomic segment from Bradyrhizobium sp. ISRA430 encodes:
- a CDS encoding ABC transporter substrate-binding protein, which translates to MSKSLRAFGLAVGAVALTHLPAAAQTKVTNEGISGSEIVIGTHQDLSGPIKVWGVPVSNGMKMAVEEINAAGGINGRKIKMILEDNGYDPKKAVLATQKMVERDKIFAMIGPMGSPTVLAAQDTLFDAGVLQLFPLTAAEFTFKFDPAKPQERLKFNNLLPYVESTRAALKYMMEWKNFKKPCIMHQDDEYGKNVLDGFNQQLTAMKVQPASVTSYKRGASDFSAQVAKMKSDGCDLVVLGTVIRETIGAMGEAKKLGWDVTFLGATPTNVLEVPTLGKDAVEGLYAASGFEIPYEDTAKGKVHDWLVNYKKMFGTDANTQAIIGYNAVMTFGFYAQKAGKDLTGQKMLDALESGDKFLDIFNSPPTKFSKTDHLANTITQVQQVKGGRWVLVKDNLMF; encoded by the coding sequence ATGTCGAAGTCGTTGAGGGCGTTCGGCCTTGCGGTAGGCGCGGTGGCGCTCACCCATCTGCCGGCCGCGGCGCAGACCAAGGTCACCAATGAAGGCATCTCGGGATCCGAGATCGTCATCGGCACCCATCAGGATCTGTCGGGTCCGATCAAGGTCTGGGGCGTACCGGTCTCCAACGGCATGAAGATGGCGGTGGAGGAGATCAACGCGGCCGGCGGCATCAACGGCCGCAAGATCAAGATGATCCTGGAAGACAACGGCTACGACCCGAAGAAGGCGGTGCTCGCCACGCAGAAGATGGTCGAGCGCGACAAGATCTTCGCGATGATCGGCCCGATGGGCTCGCCGACGGTGCTGGCAGCGCAGGACACGCTGTTCGACGCCGGCGTGCTTCAGCTCTTTCCGCTGACGGCGGCCGAGTTCACCTTCAAGTTCGATCCGGCCAAGCCGCAGGAGCGGCTGAAGTTCAACAACCTGCTGCCGTACGTCGAGAGCACGCGGGCCGCGCTCAAATACATGATGGAGTGGAAGAACTTCAAGAAGCCTTGCATCATGCACCAGGACGACGAGTACGGGAAGAACGTGCTCGACGGCTTCAACCAGCAACTCACCGCCATGAAGGTGCAGCCTGCTTCTGTGACGAGCTACAAGCGTGGCGCCTCCGATTTCAGCGCGCAGGTCGCCAAGATGAAATCGGACGGCTGCGATCTCGTCGTGCTCGGCACCGTGATCCGCGAGACCATCGGTGCGATGGGCGAAGCAAAGAAGCTCGGCTGGGACGTCACCTTCCTCGGCGCCACGCCGACCAACGTGCTGGAAGTGCCCACCCTCGGCAAGGACGCGGTCGAAGGGCTCTACGCCGCGAGCGGCTTCGAGATCCCGTACGAGGACACGGCCAAGGGCAAGGTCCATGACTGGCTCGTCAACTACAAGAAGATGTTCGGCACCGACGCCAATACCCAGGCGATCATCGGCTATAACGCCGTGATGACCTTCGGCTTCTATGCGCAGAAGGCCGGCAAGGATCTCACCGGCCAGAAGATGCTGGACGCGCTGGAGTCCGGTGACAAATTCCTCGACATCTTCAATTCGCCGCCGACCAAGTTCTCCAAGACCGACCACCTCGCCAACACCATCACCCAGGTGCAGCAGGTCAAGGGCGGCCGCTGGGTGCTGGTGAAGGACAATCTGATGTTCTGA
- a CDS encoding AMP-dependent synthetase/ligase → MARPAVLTVADTIAKSFLRAAETRGDRPAIREKKFGIWQPTNWREWLSISKEIAYALHASGFMPGDVASIIANAVPEWVYADMGILCAGGVSSGIYPTDASAQVEYLVNDSRTKVIFAEDEEQLDKILACRTRCPTLQKIIVFDMEGLSGFTDDMVMSLDEFRALGRNHMVGREALWQEMIDSRSAGDLAVLVYTSGTTGPPKGAMHANRSVTHQMRHANDFIPASEDEDRLIFLPLCHVAERVGGYYISVALGSVMNFAESPETVPDNLREVQPTVFLAVPRIWEKFYSAITIALKDATPLQQWVYRRAIDIGYRMVDCRLEGTTPSLSLRLANRLAYRLVFRNIRRMIGLDRCRIAYTGAAPIAPDLIRWYLALGIDMHELYGQTENCGVATMMPTEHIKLGSVGKAVPWGEVALSPEGEILIRGDFLFMGYLNQPEKTAETIDPRGWLHTGDVGTIDNEGFVRITDRMKDIIITAGGKNITPSEIENQLKFSPYISDAVVIGDKRAYLTCLVMIDQENVEKFAQDHDIPFTNYASLCRAMEIQDLIWREIEQVNANFARVETIKKFYLIERQLTPEDEELTPTMKLKRSFVNKRYAAEIDAMYRERAVA, encoded by the coding sequence ATGGCCCGACCGGCGGTGCTGACGGTCGCTGACACGATCGCGAAGAGCTTTCTGCGCGCCGCTGAGACGCGGGGCGACCGGCCCGCAATTCGCGAGAAGAAGTTCGGCATCTGGCAGCCGACGAACTGGCGCGAGTGGCTCTCGATCTCCAAGGAGATCGCCTATGCGCTTCATGCGAGCGGCTTCATGCCCGGCGATGTCGCCTCCATCATCGCCAACGCGGTGCCCGAATGGGTCTACGCCGACATGGGCATCCTATGTGCCGGCGGCGTCTCGTCCGGCATCTATCCGACCGATGCGTCGGCTCAGGTCGAATATCTCGTCAACGATTCCCGCACGAAGGTGATCTTCGCCGAGGACGAAGAGCAACTCGACAAGATCCTCGCCTGCCGCACGCGCTGCCCGACCTTGCAGAAGATCATTGTGTTCGACATGGAGGGCCTCAGCGGCTTTACCGACGACATGGTGATGTCGCTGGACGAGTTTCGCGCGCTCGGCCGCAATCACATGGTCGGCCGCGAGGCGCTGTGGCAGGAGATGATCGACAGCCGCAGCGCAGGCGATCTCGCGGTTCTCGTCTACACCTCGGGCACGACCGGCCCGCCCAAGGGCGCGATGCATGCCAACCGCAGCGTGACGCATCAGATGCGGCACGCCAATGATTTCATTCCGGCGAGCGAAGACGAGGACCGGCTGATCTTCCTGCCGCTCTGCCACGTCGCCGAACGGGTCGGCGGTTACTACATCTCGGTCGCGCTCGGCTCGGTGATGAATTTTGCCGAGAGCCCGGAGACCGTGCCGGACAATCTGCGCGAGGTGCAGCCGACCGTGTTCCTGGCGGTGCCGCGGATCTGGGAAAAATTCTACTCCGCCATCACCATCGCGTTGAAGGATGCGACGCCGCTCCAGCAATGGGTCTATCGTCGTGCCATCGACATCGGCTACCGCATGGTCGATTGCCGGCTCGAGGGGACGACGCCGTCGCTGTCGCTTCGCTTGGCCAACCGTCTCGCCTACCGGCTGGTGTTCCGCAACATCCGCCGCATGATCGGGCTCGACCGCTGCCGCATTGCGTACACAGGGGCAGCACCGATCGCGCCCGACCTGATCCGTTGGTATCTCGCGCTCGGCATCGACATGCACGAGCTCTACGGCCAGACCGAGAATTGCGGCGTCGCGACCATGATGCCGACGGAGCACATCAAGCTCGGCTCGGTCGGCAAGGCGGTACCCTGGGGCGAGGTCGCGCTCTCGCCCGAAGGCGAGATCCTGATCCGGGGCGACTTCCTGTTCATGGGCTACCTGAACCAGCCGGAGAAGACGGCGGAGACGATCGATCCGCGCGGCTGGCTGCACACCGGCGACGTCGGCACCATCGACAACGAAGGCTTCGTCAGGATCACCGACCGTATGAAGGACATCATCATCACCGCCGGCGGCAAGAACATCACGCCCTCGGAGATCGAGAACCAGCTCAAATTCTCGCCCTACATCTCCGACGCCGTCGTGATCGGCGACAAGCGGGCCTATCTCACCTGCCTTGTCATGATCGACCAGGAGAACGTCGAGAAGTTCGCCCAGGACCACGACATTCCCTTCACCAATTATGCGAGCCTGTGCCGGGCGATGGAAATCCAGGACCTGATCTGGCGCGAGATCGAGCAGGTCAACGCGAATTTCGCCCGCGTCGAGACCATCAAGAAATTCTACCTGATCGAACGTCAGCTCACTCCGGAGGACGAGGAGCTGACGCCGACCATGAAGCTGAAGCGCAGCTTCGTGAACAAGCGTTACGCCGCCGAAATCGACGCGATGTATCGCGAGCGCGCGGTGGCTTGA
- a CDS encoding ABC transporter ATP-binding protein: protein MDATVTPDIILKLSNVESYYGPIMAIRGISLEVPRGRIVALLGANGAGKTTVLKTISGILDPQKGAIEFLGKPIQRMEADKIVRLGLSHVPEGREVFPFLSVRENLMMGAYPRKDRDGVVEDLERVYGYFPRLKERIDQPAGQLSGGEQQMLAIGRALMNRPTLLLLDEPSLGLSPILVREIFTIIRRVNEEQGMSILLVEQNAKVALETAHYGYVLEIGRVVMNDTCDRLMHSQDIQEFYLGAKEQGARGERRWKKKKTWR, encoded by the coding sequence ATGGATGCGACGGTGACGCCCGACATCATCTTAAAGCTCTCCAATGTCGAGAGCTATTACGGGCCGATCATGGCGATCCGCGGCATCTCGCTGGAGGTGCCGCGCGGCCGCATCGTCGCGCTGCTCGGCGCCAACGGCGCCGGCAAGACCACGGTGCTGAAGACGATCTCGGGCATTCTCGATCCGCAGAAGGGCGCGATCGAATTCCTGGGCAAGCCGATCCAGCGCATGGAAGCGGACAAGATCGTGCGGCTCGGCCTCAGCCACGTGCCGGAGGGGCGCGAGGTGTTTCCGTTCCTGTCGGTGCGCGAGAACCTGATGATGGGTGCCTATCCGCGCAAGGATCGCGACGGTGTGGTGGAGGATCTGGAGCGGGTCTACGGCTATTTCCCGCGCTTGAAGGAGCGCATCGACCAGCCGGCCGGCCAGCTTTCCGGCGGCGAGCAGCAGATGCTCGCGATCGGGCGTGCGCTGATGAACCGGCCGACGCTGTTGCTGCTCGACGAGCCATCGCTGGGGTTGTCGCCGATCCTCGTGAGGGAGATCTTCACGATCATCCGCCGCGTCAACGAGGAGCAGGGCATGTCGATCCTGCTGGTCGAGCAGAACGCGAAGGTAGCACTGGAGACGGCGCATTACGGTTATGTGCTGGAGATCGGGCGTGTCGTGATGAACGACACCTGCGACCGCTTGATGCATTCCCAGGACATCCAGGAATTTTACCTTGGCGCCAAAGAGCAGGGCGCGCGGGGCGAACGGCGCTGGAAAAAGAAGAAAACGTGGCGTTAA
- a CDS encoding ABC transporter ATP-binding protein produces MSYFRAENLSLHFGGLKAVDAVSFAVEKGEILSIIGPNGAGKSSIFNLISRIYRPTSGRIFFEDQDITEQPPYDIAKLGIARTFQNIELFENATVLSNLLVGRHRHSTTRLWQELLFLPSVRANEKVHRRRVEQVIEFLDLEPYRDKLISGLPYGVRKVIELARALCSEPKLILLDEPSSGLNVEETDDMSFWIRDMKSELGITVLMVEHDMTLVNRVSDRVIALNYGRVLAMGSPAEVQQHPDVVAAYLGA; encoded by the coding sequence GTGAGCTATTTCCGCGCCGAGAATCTGTCGCTGCACTTCGGCGGCCTGAAAGCGGTCGATGCGGTGTCGTTCGCGGTCGAGAAGGGCGAGATCCTTTCGATCATCGGACCGAACGGCGCCGGCAAGAGCTCGATCTTCAACCTGATCTCGCGGATCTACCGGCCGACCTCGGGCCGCATCTTCTTCGAGGACCAGGACATCACCGAGCAGCCGCCTTACGACATCGCAAAACTCGGCATTGCCCGCACCTTCCAGAACATCGAGCTGTTCGAGAACGCGACCGTGCTCTCCAACCTCCTGGTCGGGCGGCACCGGCATTCGACCACGCGGCTCTGGCAGGAGCTCCTGTTCCTGCCGAGCGTCCGGGCCAATGAGAAGGTGCATCGCCGCCGCGTCGAGCAGGTCATCGAGTTCCTCGATCTCGAGCCCTATCGCGACAAACTGATCTCAGGCCTGCCCTACGGCGTGCGCAAGGTGATCGAGCTTGCGCGCGCGCTGTGCTCGGAGCCGAAGCTGATCCTCTTGGATGAGCCGTCCTCCGGCCTCAACGTCGAGGAGACCGACGACATGTCGTTCTGGATCCGCGACATGAAGAGCGAGCTCGGCATCACCGTGCTGATGGTCGAGCATGACATGACGCTGGTCAACCGCGTCTCCGATCGCGTGATCGCGCTGAACTACGGCCGGGTGCTCGCCATGGGTTCGCCGGCCGAGGTGCAGCAGCATCCCGACGTCGTCGCCGCCTATCTTGGAGCCTGA
- a CDS encoding branched-chain amino acid ABC transporter permease, with protein MRFLFKTDYEDDIRLFPHSGYVVSYGLLIAVLLIAPYVLSSYLMSQLVFVCIYATVGVALLILTGFTGQASLGHAAFLAIGAYTAAYLQKYNVPFPVYFLAAGLLTGLIGALVGFPALRLQGIYLVIATISFAFIVEEILARWESVTNGNEGMRIKTLSLLGVAVPRDSPTFYFLCLAVLVLTIVGTLNLLRSPTGRAFVAIRDSETAARSMGVNVALYKVKSFAISAAITGFAGVLFAHKLSFISPEMFTLQLSIEFIIVILIGGTFSLHGAVLGAIFIVMLDPFLTYLKDDMPGIIAGVAATLGAGTETAGNIQSKVAAFASLNGLKGAIYGIIIVLFVLFEPLGLYGRWLKIKLFFQLFPLYKRATFKRQKIYVKSERNR; from the coding sequence ATGCGCTTCCTGTTCAAGACCGATTATGAGGACGACATCCGCCTGTTTCCGCATTCGGGCTATGTGGTCTCATATGGCCTCTTGATCGCTGTGCTGCTGATCGCGCCTTACGTGCTCTCCAGCTATTTGATGAGCCAGCTCGTCTTCGTCTGCATCTATGCGACCGTCGGAGTTGCGCTGTTGATCCTGACCGGCTTCACCGGGCAGGCCTCGCTTGGCCATGCCGCATTCCTTGCGATTGGCGCCTACACCGCGGCTTACCTGCAGAAATACAACGTGCCGTTCCCGGTCTATTTCCTCGCCGCCGGGCTTCTGACCGGCCTCATCGGCGCGCTGGTCGGCTTCCCGGCGCTGCGGCTCCAGGGCATCTATCTCGTCATCGCCACCATTTCCTTCGCCTTCATCGTCGAAGAGATCCTGGCGCGCTGGGAAAGCGTCACCAACGGCAATGAGGGCATGCGCATCAAGACGCTGTCGCTGCTCGGCGTCGCGGTGCCGCGCGACAGCCCGACCTTCTATTTCCTCTGCCTCGCCGTGCTGGTGCTGACCATCGTCGGCACGCTCAATCTGTTGCGCTCGCCGACCGGCCGCGCCTTCGTCGCGATCCGCGACTCCGAGACGGCGGCGCGCAGCATGGGTGTCAATGTCGCGCTGTACAAGGTGAAGTCCTTTGCGATCTCGGCGGCGATCACCGGATTTGCCGGCGTGCTGTTCGCGCACAAGCTCTCCTTCATCTCGCCGGAGATGTTCACGCTCCAGCTCTCGATCGAGTTCATTATCGTGATCCTGATCGGCGGCACCTTCAGCCTGCACGGCGCGGTGCTGGGTGCGATCTTCATCGTGATGCTCGATCCGTTCCTGACCTACCTCAAGGACGACATGCCCGGCATCATCGCCGGTGTCGCCGCGACGCTCGGGGCGGGCACGGAGACTGCCGGAAACATCCAGTCGAAGGTCGCGGCCTTCGCCTCGCTGAACGGGTTGAAGGGCGCGATCTACGGCATCATCATCGTGCTGTTCGTGCTGTTCGAACCGCTCGGTCTGTACGGCCGCTGGCTCAAGATCAAGCTCTTCTTCCAGCTCTTCCCGCTCTACAAGCGCGCCACCTTCAAGCGGCAGAAGATCTACGTGAAATCGGAGCGGAACCGGTGA
- a CDS encoding branched-chain amino acid ABC transporter permease produces the protein MLDFVQQLVSGVALGCVYGLIALGFVLVYKATEVVNFAQGDLMMLGGFFAFTFIGMMGLNYWLGFAGAVAAMALFGMLAERVVVRPILGYPQFSIIMATIGLGYFLRSVAGMIWGTDDFKIDTPFSQGVLRIGSLVLAYDKLSVIAATIILCTLLYLFFNKTTLGTAMRASSENMLAAYYMGIPVKRVVSIVWAISAAVATCAGVLLAPITFIHSNVGLVLGLKAFPAAVLGGFGSIPGAVVGGVLIGVIESMAGFYLPEGWKDVAPYIVLLAVLLLKPEGLFGLHVRKKV, from the coding sequence ATGCTGGACTTCGTTCAGCAGCTTGTCAGCGGCGTCGCGCTCGGCTGCGTCTACGGCCTGATCGCGCTCGGCTTCGTGCTCGTCTACAAGGCCACCGAGGTCGTCAATTTCGCCCAGGGCGATCTGATGATGCTGGGCGGCTTCTTCGCCTTCACCTTCATCGGCATGATGGGCCTGAACTACTGGCTCGGCTTCGCCGGCGCGGTCGCCGCCATGGCGCTGTTCGGCATGCTGGCCGAGCGCGTGGTGGTGCGGCCGATTCTGGGCTATCCGCAATTCTCCATCATCATGGCGACCATCGGCCTCGGCTATTTCCTGCGCTCGGTTGCGGGCATGATCTGGGGCACCGACGATTTCAAGATCGACACCCCGTTCAGCCAGGGCGTGCTGCGGATCGGCTCGCTGGTGCTCGCCTATGACAAGCTCTCGGTGATCGCCGCCACGATCATCCTCTGCACGCTCCTCTATTTGTTCTTCAACAAGACGACGCTCGGCACCGCAATGCGCGCGAGCTCCGAGAACATGCTGGCCGCCTACTACATGGGCATCCCGGTCAAGCGCGTCGTGTCGATCGTCTGGGCGATCAGCGCCGCGGTCGCGACCTGCGCCGGCGTGCTGCTGGCGCCGATCACCTTTATCCACTCCAATGTCGGCCTCGTGCTCGGGCTGAAGGCCTTTCCTGCGGCCGTGCTCGGCGGCTTCGGCTCGATTCCCGGCGCCGTCGTCGGCGGTGTGCTGATCGGGGTGATCGAGAGCATGGCCGGCTTCTATCTGCCCGAGGGCTGGAAGGACGTTGCGCCCTACATCGTGCTGCTCGCCGTGCTGCTGCTCAAGCCCGAAGGCCTGTTCGGCCTTCACGTCCGCAAGAAGGTCTGA